The Cryptosporangium minutisporangium genome has a window encoding:
- a CDS encoding methionine ABC transporter ATP-binding protein, producing MPAEEPVPVHVRFEHVGKTFPGRGRRAAPQVALHDVDLEIRRGEVFGVIGHSGAGKSTLVRLINGLETPTTGRVHVGEHELTALTERGRRAVRRDIGMIFQQFNLFRSRTVAGNVAYPLKVAGVRQPERDRRVARLLDFVGLLDRAHDHPEQLSGGQKQRVGIARALATEPSLLLADEATSALDPETTGEVLTLLRRINRDLGVTIVIITHELDVIRSVADRVAVLDAGRVVETGSAYDVFARAQTEAAAQFVRTALRDRPSPETLARLRARHPGRLITVRIRDEEGLQTRLARTFLDHQVAADIVFGGISELQERPVGSLTFELTGPDGAVDAALTTLRADGVDLVEEKA from the coding sequence ATGCCCGCCGAGGAGCCCGTCCCGGTGCACGTGCGGTTCGAGCACGTCGGCAAGACCTTCCCCGGGCGAGGCCGCCGGGCCGCGCCGCAGGTGGCACTCCACGACGTCGACCTGGAGATCCGCCGCGGCGAGGTGTTCGGCGTCATCGGCCACTCCGGGGCCGGCAAGAGCACGCTGGTGCGGCTGATCAACGGTCTGGAGACCCCGACCACCGGCCGCGTCCACGTCGGTGAGCACGAGCTGACCGCCCTCACCGAGCGCGGCCGGCGCGCGGTGCGGCGGGACATCGGGATGATCTTCCAGCAGTTCAACCTCTTCCGGTCCCGGACGGTGGCGGGCAACGTCGCGTACCCGCTGAAGGTCGCCGGGGTACGGCAGCCCGAGCGCGACCGCCGGGTGGCGCGGCTGCTGGACTTCGTCGGGCTGCTCGACCGCGCCCACGACCACCCGGAACAACTCTCCGGCGGGCAGAAACAGCGAGTCGGCATCGCCCGGGCACTCGCCACCGAACCGTCGCTGCTGCTGGCGGACGAGGCGACCAGCGCGCTCGACCCGGAGACCACCGGCGAGGTGCTGACGCTGCTGCGCCGGATCAACCGCGACCTCGGCGTGACGATCGTGATCATCACCCACGAACTCGACGTCATCCGCTCGGTCGCCGACCGGGTCGCGGTGCTCGACGCGGGCCGCGTCGTCGAGACCGGCAGCGCCTACGACGTCTTCGCCCGCGCACAGACCGAGGCCGCCGCGCAGTTCGTCCGCACCGCGCTGCGCGACCGGCCCTCCCCGGAGACGCTGGCCCGGCTGCGCGCCCGGCACCCCGGGCGGCTGATCACCGTCCGGATCCGCGACGAGGAAGGGCTCCAGACCCGGCTGGCCCGCACGTTCCTCGATCACCAGGTCGCCGCGGACATCGTGTTCGGCGGCATCAGCGAACTGCAGGAGCGGCCGGTGGGCAGCTTGACGTTCGAGCTCACCGGCCCGGACGGCGCCGTGGACGCCGCGCTCACGACGCTGCGCGCGGACGGCGTCGACCTCGTCGAGGAGAAGGCCTGA
- a CDS encoding amidohydrolase family protein, with protein MSKDTSKPDLTWLISVDDHILEPPNVWQDRVPAKHKDRAPRMVPGEHGEVWVYEDKRIPTSGLSAAAGRKKEEFSPKPLSYGDMRPGCYDSAARLDDMNQAGILASLCFPSFPRFCGQIFAEAQDKELALLCVQAYNDWLIEEWCGAAPGRYIPMTLIPLWDPVAAAAEIERCAGKGSRAIAFSENPAPLGLPTIHDPSGYWDPVMSAAHDADLVVCMHAGSSSTMPKISPNAPVLANMAWGPVRASGAMLEWLFSPYLQNLPNLRIALSEGGVGWIPYFLERAEQVLDKQRHWASKAAGVDLYGAMGQSGRQVDLHALDLRTTFREHVYGCFIDDIHAMNSVAEIGEDNVMIETDYPHTDSTWPDSIHLAHERLAHLPESTQYKLLRGNAERVFRFTPAEPPVPA; from the coding sequence GTGTCGAAGGACACCAGCAAGCCGGACCTCACCTGGCTCATCTCGGTGGACGACCACATCCTGGAGCCCCCGAACGTGTGGCAGGACCGGGTGCCCGCCAAGCACAAGGACCGCGCACCGCGGATGGTCCCGGGCGAGCACGGCGAGGTCTGGGTCTACGAGGACAAGCGGATCCCCACCTCGGGCCTGTCCGCCGCAGCGGGGCGCAAGAAAGAGGAGTTCAGCCCGAAGCCGCTCAGCTACGGCGACATGCGACCCGGGTGTTACGACTCGGCCGCGCGCCTCGACGACATGAACCAGGCCGGCATCCTGGCCTCGCTCTGCTTTCCGTCCTTCCCCCGGTTCTGCGGCCAGATCTTCGCCGAGGCGCAGGACAAGGAGCTCGCCCTGCTCTGCGTTCAGGCGTACAACGACTGGCTCATCGAGGAGTGGTGCGGAGCCGCACCGGGCCGCTACATCCCGATGACGCTGATCCCGCTCTGGGATCCGGTCGCCGCCGCTGCGGAGATCGAGCGCTGCGCAGGCAAGGGCAGCCGGGCGATCGCGTTCTCCGAGAACCCGGCGCCGCTGGGCTTACCCACGATCCACGACCCGTCCGGTTACTGGGACCCGGTGATGTCGGCCGCGCACGACGCCGACCTGGTGGTGTGCATGCACGCCGGCTCCTCGTCGACGATGCCGAAGATCTCGCCGAACGCCCCGGTGCTGGCGAACATGGCCTGGGGGCCGGTTCGGGCCAGCGGCGCGATGCTGGAGTGGCTGTTCAGCCCGTACCTGCAGAACCTGCCGAACCTCCGCATCGCGCTGTCGGAGGGCGGCGTCGGCTGGATCCCGTACTTCCTGGAGCGCGCCGAGCAGGTACTCGACAAGCAGCGTCACTGGGCCTCGAAGGCGGCCGGTGTGGACCTCTACGGCGCGATGGGGCAGAGCGGCCGGCAGGTCGACCTGCACGCGCTGGACCTGCGCACGACGTTCCGCGAGCACGTCTACGGGTGCTTCATCGACGACATCCACGCGATGAACAGCGTCGCGGAGATCGGCGAGGACAACGTGATGATCGAGACCGACTACCCGCACACCGACTCCACCTGGCCGGACAGCATCCACCTGGCCCACGAACGGCTGGCGCACCTGCCGGAGTCCACCCAGTACAAACTGCTGCGGGGCAACGCCGAGCGGGTGTTCCGGTTCACGCCGGCCGAGCCTCCCGTACCGGCGTAG
- a CDS encoding Zn-ribbon domain-containing OB-fold protein: protein MSRPGPRDVVPDDLDAPFWDACLRAEFLVQRCGGCGRAFWPASSCPQHGAASMAWEPASGRGTVHTWTVYHHAYDRDLADEVPYVLAVIELAEGPFFHSDLVGCDPGDVRVGLPVEVVYDTVRPDVVVPRFRPRDAPGEPPTADEGKS from the coding sequence GTGAGCAGGCCCGGGCCCCGGGACGTCGTCCCGGACGACCTCGACGCGCCGTTCTGGGACGCGTGCCTCCGCGCGGAGTTCCTCGTCCAGCGCTGTGGTGGCTGCGGCCGCGCGTTCTGGCCGGCGTCCAGCTGTCCGCAGCACGGTGCCGCGTCGATGGCGTGGGAGCCGGCCTCCGGACGGGGAACGGTCCACACCTGGACCGTCTACCACCACGCCTACGACCGCGACCTGGCCGACGAGGTGCCGTACGTGCTCGCGGTGATCGAGCTGGCGGAGGGTCCGTTCTTCCACAGCGATCTGGTCGGGTGTGATCCAGGCGACGTGCGGGTCGGCTTGCCGGTCGAGGTCGTCTACGACACCGTTCGACCCGACGTCGTGGTACCGCGCTTCCGGCCCCGGGACGCACCGGGTGAGCCTCCGACGGCGGACGAAGGGAAGTCCTAG
- a CDS encoding MetQ/NlpA family ABC transporter substrate-binding protein: protein MTEPTPPNGSSEELPDEPRLPSRGTGRRRVVWIAAAAVVLVAALVIGLVVSLGDDPEEASATTVRIGVVDASQPYWKTYAELAKEELDVTVKYVNFNDYSQPNPALKEKQLDLNQFQHIQYLANYNVTANDDLQPIGATAVYPLPLYSLKFTDPSALPKNAKIAIPNDAINEARGLLVLQAAGLLTLKDGGGAFSTVEDIATKKVDVTTLDASQTAGALQNGSVVAAIVNNNYATNAGLKPAQAIFKDDPGSPSAAPYVNIFTARRADATNETYLKLAELYHDPAVEKGVQEANSGTAVFRTTSAEQLQKDLATVEQQARDAKK, encoded by the coding sequence GTGACCGAGCCAACCCCGCCCAACGGATCGTCCGAGGAGCTGCCGGACGAGCCTCGGCTGCCGTCGCGCGGCACCGGCCGGCGCCGCGTCGTGTGGATCGCGGCCGCCGCGGTCGTGCTCGTCGCCGCCCTGGTGATCGGCCTGGTCGTGTCGCTCGGCGACGACCCGGAGGAAGCGTCCGCGACGACGGTCCGCATCGGCGTCGTCGACGCGTCCCAGCCGTACTGGAAGACCTACGCCGAGCTGGCGAAGGAAGAGCTCGACGTCACCGTGAAGTACGTCAACTTCAACGACTACAGCCAGCCCAACCCGGCGCTGAAGGAGAAGCAGCTCGACCTCAACCAGTTCCAGCACATCCAGTACCTGGCGAACTACAACGTCACCGCGAACGACGACCTGCAGCCGATCGGCGCGACCGCGGTGTATCCGCTGCCGCTCTACTCGCTGAAGTTCACCGACCCGTCCGCACTGCCGAAGAACGCGAAGATCGCGATCCCGAACGACGCGATCAACGAGGCCCGCGGCCTGCTCGTGCTCCAGGCGGCCGGGCTGCTCACGCTGAAGGACGGCGGCGGCGCGTTCTCCACCGTCGAGGACATCGCGACCAAGAAGGTCGACGTCACCACGCTCGACGCCTCGCAGACGGCCGGTGCCCTGCAGAACGGCTCGGTGGTCGCCGCGATCGTGAACAACAACTACGCGACGAACGCCGGGCTGAAGCCGGCGCAGGCCATCTTCAAGGACGACCCGGGCAGCCCCAGCGCCGCGCCGTACGTCAACATCTTCACTGCCCGGAGGGCCGACGCGACGAACGAGACGTACCTGAAGCTCGCCGAGCTGTACCACGATCCGGCCGTCGAGAAGGGCGTGCAGGAGGCGAACAGCGGCACGGCCGTGTTCCGCACCACCTCCGCCGAGCAGCTCCAGAAGGACCTGGCGACCGTGGAGCAGCAAGCCCGCGACGCGAAGAAGTAG
- a CDS encoding thiolase family protein: MTEQGRRLGVPPRELRRRALELALADAGVERGRVDGYIGTSSEAFDDVRYLGLAPHFAWTMQAGGATAIWSVLNAIGAILTGQATTVVCVYGAAPTAGVRRPDGRVGGYGGFRYGYPAMYGLIGAAGAHALHARRHMHRYGTTVEHLAAVAVAQRAHAAVRPGTLGYGAPLTPADHQASPLVVDPFRRLDCCRDTDGGVALVVTSTEQARDLPGRHVPILGLGTGHNLRNWWTGEVFDHHDDVATAKVTAFGQAGIDVGDVDVAALYDPFTISPIMQLEAYGFCAPGDGGPLHAAGQTGLGGLIPTNTGGGQLSGYYAAGFTAIVEGVLQMRGDGGATQVPGARIALVSGHGGNGGVQNTWSHATMLLGAA, from the coding sequence GTGACTGAGCAAGGGCGGCGGCTGGGCGTCCCACCGCGCGAACTGCGCCGCCGCGCGCTGGAACTGGCCCTGGCCGACGCGGGCGTCGAGCGCGGTCGCGTCGACGGGTACATCGGCACCTCCAGCGAGGCCTTCGACGACGTCCGCTACCTCGGCCTCGCGCCACACTTCGCCTGGACGATGCAGGCCGGTGGCGCCACCGCGATCTGGTCGGTGCTGAACGCGATCGGGGCGATCCTCACCGGACAGGCCACGACGGTGGTGTGCGTGTACGGCGCGGCACCGACGGCGGGCGTTCGCCGGCCGGACGGGCGCGTCGGCGGTTACGGCGGCTTCCGCTACGGCTACCCGGCGATGTACGGGCTGATCGGCGCGGCCGGCGCGCACGCGCTGCACGCCCGCAGGCACATGCACCGCTACGGCACCACGGTCGAGCACCTCGCCGCGGTCGCGGTGGCGCAGCGCGCCCACGCCGCCGTGCGGCCGGGCACGCTCGGGTACGGCGCACCGCTCACCCCGGCCGACCACCAGGCCTCGCCGCTGGTCGTCGATCCGTTCCGCAGGCTGGACTGCTGCCGGGACACCGACGGCGGGGTCGCGCTCGTGGTCACCAGCACCGAACAGGCCCGCGACCTGCCCGGACGCCACGTCCCGATCCTGGGCCTCGGCACCGGCCACAACCTCCGCAACTGGTGGACCGGCGAGGTCTTCGACCACCACGACGACGTCGCCACCGCGAAGGTGACCGCGTTCGGCCAGGCCGGCATCGACGTCGGCGACGTCGACGTGGCCGCGCTCTACGACCCGTTCACGATCTCGCCGATCATGCAGCTGGAGGCGTACGGCTTCTGCGCGCCCGGCGACGGCGGCCCGCTGCACGCCGCCGGCCAGACCGGGCTCGGCGGTCTGATCCCGACCAATACCGGCGGCGGTCAGCTCTCCGGCTACTACGCTGCCGGTTTCACCGCGATCGTCGAAGGGGTGCTGCAGATGCGCGGCGACGGCGGCGCCACCCAGGTGCCGGGCGCACGGATCGCGCTGGTCAGCGGCCACGGTGGCAACGGGGGCGTGCAGAACACCTGGTCGCACGCGACGATGCTGCTCGGTGCGGCGTGA
- a CDS encoding CoA transferase, whose amino-acid sequence MCGAPPGSRPLEGVVVVEIALWVAGPATAAVLADWGATVVKVEPLGGDPQRHLEGLRPPGAPAEGGNPTFDVSNRGKRSVAVDLKSDQGREVVEKLLGQADVLVTNMRMPALARLGLDHESTLGRHPRLVYALMTGYGLRGPHADAPGYDTGAFWARSGIAASLTVPGGTPPFQRGAMGDRSAAVALAGGVAAALLARERTGRGQLVSSSLYRWGTYLLASDLSIALQFGAPMATARRDVMASPTVNCYRCADDRWVWLIGLERDRHWPPLVRAVGRPSWLTDERFATSSARQQHAQELIASLDALFAEKSRAEWLTIFDECDVWAEPVNTIEDVLVDEQFLAAGGLVELPGTGTLTVNTPLDFGDTPVGPRAAAPALGAQTEDVLSWLGYTPADIETLRSAGVVG is encoded by the coding sequence ATGTGCGGAGCTCCGCCGGGGTCTCGTCCGCTCGAGGGCGTCGTGGTCGTGGAGATCGCGCTCTGGGTCGCGGGACCGGCCACGGCCGCCGTCCTCGCCGATTGGGGAGCCACCGTCGTCAAGGTCGAGCCGCTCGGCGGCGACCCGCAGCGGCACCTGGAAGGGCTGCGCCCGCCCGGCGCTCCGGCCGAGGGCGGCAACCCGACGTTCGACGTCAGCAACCGGGGGAAGCGCTCGGTGGCGGTCGACCTGAAGTCCGACCAGGGGCGCGAGGTGGTCGAGAAGCTGCTCGGGCAGGCCGATGTCCTGGTCACGAACATGCGGATGCCGGCACTGGCGCGGCTCGGGCTGGACCACGAATCCACGCTCGGGCGCCACCCCCGGCTGGTCTACGCGCTGATGACCGGCTACGGCCTCCGCGGTCCGCACGCCGACGCGCCCGGCTACGACACCGGCGCGTTCTGGGCCCGCAGTGGAATCGCGGCGTCGCTGACCGTTCCCGGCGGCACGCCACCGTTCCAGCGGGGCGCGATGGGAGACCGCTCGGCGGCGGTGGCGCTGGCCGGCGGGGTGGCGGCGGCGCTGCTGGCCCGGGAACGGACGGGCCGGGGACAGCTGGTCAGCTCCTCCCTCTACCGCTGGGGCACCTATCTCCTCGCGTCGGACTTGAGCATCGCGCTGCAGTTCGGTGCGCCGATGGCCACCGCGCGCCGGGACGTGATGGCGAGCCCCACGGTCAACTGTTACCGCTGCGCCGACGATCGGTGGGTCTGGCTCATCGGCCTCGAGCGTGACCGGCACTGGCCACCGCTGGTCCGGGCGGTCGGGCGGCCCTCGTGGCTCACCGACGAACGCTTCGCGACGTCTTCCGCGCGTCAGCAGCACGCCCAGGAACTCATCGCCTCGCTGGACGCCCTCTTCGCGGAGAAGTCGCGTGCGGAGTGGCTCACGATCTTCGACGAGTGCGACGTCTGGGCCGAGCCGGTCAACACCATCGAGGACGTGCTCGTCGACGAGCAGTTCCTCGCGGCAGGGGGCCTGGTCGAGCTGCCCGGTACCGGCACGCTGACGGTGAACACCCCGCTGGACTTCGGTGACACGCCGGTGGGTCCCCGGGCGGCGGCACCGGCCCTGGGAGCACAGACGGAGGACGTCCTGTCGTGGCTCGGCTACACCCCCGCCGACATCGAGACGCTCCGATCGGCGGGCGTCGTTGGCTGA
- a CDS encoding GntR family transcriptional regulator, with protein MRKTPDNEYVSGWDSGHFPGTVRQTGAQRVAAAIRRLIFEGKLRAGDRVRQEELADRLGVSRLPVREAIIALDREGWLRAEAHRGAYVAGLDENTVHDHYEIIGLVYGLAARRSAERGTPEDLAELRALDGVLGSVTDADEFWAANRRLLTRLLGAAHSHRLTAVGGLLTGTIIPGNFFVEVPETLQAHQTAMHGVVTAIEAGDGEGAERQLVDTFRRAGKSAVRLLRHRGVLGE; from the coding sequence GTGCGCAAGACGCCGGACAACGAGTACGTCAGCGGATGGGACAGCGGGCACTTCCCCGGCACGGTGCGCCAGACCGGCGCCCAGCGGGTCGCCGCCGCCATCCGGCGCCTGATCTTCGAGGGCAAGCTGCGGGCCGGCGATCGCGTCCGGCAGGAGGAACTCGCCGACCGGCTCGGCGTGAGCCGCCTTCCGGTGCGGGAAGCCATCATCGCGCTGGACCGGGAAGGGTGGCTGCGGGCCGAGGCCCACCGCGGCGCCTACGTCGCCGGGCTGGACGAGAACACCGTCCACGACCACTACGAGATCATCGGGCTGGTCTACGGCCTGGCCGCGCGCCGGTCCGCCGAGCGCGGCACGCCCGAGGACCTCGCCGAGCTCCGCGCGCTCGACGGCGTGCTGGGATCGGTCACCGACGCCGACGAGTTCTGGGCGGCGAACCGCCGACTACTCACCCGGCTGCTCGGTGCGGCGCACTCCCACCGGCTCACCGCGGTCGGGGGACTGTTGACCGGCACGATCATCCCCGGCAACTTCTTCGTCGAGGTTCCCGAGACCCTGCAGGCTCATCAGACCGCGATGCACGGCGTCGTCACCGCCATCGAGGCCGGCGACGGCGAGGGTGCCGAGCGGCAACTCGTCGACACCTTCCGCCGCGCGGGCAAGAGCGCGGTCCGGCTCCTCCGGCACCGCGGGGTCCTCGGCGAGTGA
- a CDS encoding SfnB family sulfur acquisition oxidoreductase, with amino-acid sequence MTHVVRSGAEAEEIARKLAAIYAEEAAERDRDRRLPHAELDALSASGLLGITVPARFGGAEVPVTTVAEVFRLLATADASLAQIPHSHFVFLEALRLQGTEDQQARWFAAALDGARFANAQSERSGRTVVDDTTSVRRRPDGEYVLTGEKFYSTGALFAHWLVVRAVLEQPGEPRPKVLAYVPRDAPGVTVTDDWDGMGQRTTASGTVRLDEVPVTSEQLVPYTPIFAGPTTYGARAQVLHAALDVGIARGALTAATDLVGRARPWFEAGVETAAEDPLLVQQAGELEIAVRGAEALVREAAVAIDAAESDRTDATTAGASVATAVAKVAAARASIAVSSALFDLGGTRSAADRLNLSRYWRDARTHTLHDPERWKVQHIGRWTLTGAPPPRHGLL; translated from the coding sequence ATGACCCACGTCGTTCGCTCCGGCGCGGAGGCAGAGGAGATCGCCCGCAAGCTCGCGGCGATCTACGCCGAGGAGGCCGCCGAGCGGGATCGGGACCGACGGCTGCCGCACGCCGAGCTGGACGCGCTGTCGGCCTCCGGGCTGCTCGGCATCACCGTGCCTGCCCGCTTCGGTGGTGCGGAGGTGCCGGTCACCACCGTGGCCGAGGTCTTCCGGCTGCTCGCCACGGCGGATGCCAGCCTCGCCCAGATCCCGCACAGCCACTTCGTGTTCCTCGAGGCGCTGCGCCTGCAGGGCACCGAGGACCAGCAGGCCCGCTGGTTCGCGGCCGCGCTGGACGGCGCCCGGTTCGCCAACGCGCAGTCCGAGCGGTCCGGACGCACGGTCGTGGACGACACGACCAGCGTGCGGCGTCGCCCCGACGGCGAGTACGTGCTGACCGGCGAGAAGTTCTACAGCACCGGTGCGCTCTTCGCGCACTGGCTGGTCGTGCGTGCGGTCCTCGAGCAGCCGGGGGAGCCGCGCCCGAAGGTGCTGGCGTACGTCCCTCGGGACGCCCCCGGCGTCACCGTGACCGACGACTGGGACGGCATGGGGCAGCGCACCACGGCGAGCGGCACCGTCCGCCTCGACGAAGTCCCCGTGACGTCCGAGCAACTCGTGCCGTACACGCCGATCTTCGCCGGCCCGACCACGTACGGCGCCCGCGCGCAGGTGCTGCACGCGGCGCTCGACGTCGGCATCGCCCGCGGCGCGCTCACCGCCGCGACCGACCTGGTCGGCCGGGCCCGGCCGTGGTTCGAGGCGGGAGTCGAGACCGCGGCCGAGGATCCGTTGCTCGTTCAGCAGGCCGGCGAGCTGGAGATCGCCGTGCGCGGCGCGGAGGCCCTGGTACGGGAGGCCGCGGTGGCTATCGACGCCGCGGAGTCCGATCGCACCGACGCCACGACCGCGGGGGCGTCGGTCGCCACCGCCGTCGCGAAGGTCGCCGCCGCCAGGGCGTCGATCGCGGTGTCCTCCGCGCTGTTCGACCTGGGCGGTACGCGCTCGGCCGCCGACCGGCTCAACCTCTCCCGGTACTGGCGGGATGCCCGTACCCACACCCTGCACGACCCGGAGCGGTGGAAGGTCCAGCACATCGGCCGCTGGACGCTGACCGGCGCACCGCCCCCGCGCCACGGACTCCTCTGA
- a CDS encoding methionine ABC transporter permease has product MDEFLSNLPVYREAIWQTFYIVGISLAAGGVLGLVLGLVLYATRPGNLLGNRAVFLTVNVAVNVVRPVPFVIFITAIQPLMLHTIGTTIGTNAVTFALSLSAAFAISRIVEQNLLTVDPGVVEAARAAGARPIGILVTVLIPEALGPLILGYTFIFVAAVDMSAQAGLFGGGGLGDFAITYGSQRYNWPVVYITVATIVVIVQAGQFLGNWLARRALRR; this is encoded by the coding sequence ATGGACGAGTTCCTCTCGAACCTGCCGGTGTACCGCGAGGCCATCTGGCAGACGTTCTACATCGTCGGCATCTCGCTGGCGGCAGGCGGAGTGCTCGGCCTCGTCCTGGGCCTGGTGCTCTACGCGACGCGCCCGGGCAATCTGCTCGGCAACCGGGCGGTGTTCCTCACCGTCAACGTGGCGGTCAACGTGGTGCGGCCGGTGCCGTTCGTCATCTTCATCACCGCGATCCAGCCGCTGATGCTGCACACGATCGGCACCACGATCGGCACCAACGCGGTCACGTTCGCGCTCTCGCTCTCGGCGGCGTTCGCGATCAGCCGGATCGTCGAGCAGAACCTCCTCACGGTCGACCCGGGTGTGGTGGAGGCCGCCCGCGCGGCCGGAGCCCGGCCGATCGGGATCCTCGTGACGGTGCTGATCCCGGAGGCGCTGGGGCCGCTGATCCTGGGCTACACGTTCATCTTCGTCGCGGCCGTCGACATGTCCGCGCAGGCCGGGCTGTTCGGCGGCGGTGGTCTCGGTGACTTCGCGATCACCTACGGCTCGCAGCGCTACAACTGGCCGGTCGTTTACATCACCGTCGCGACGATCGTCGTGATCGTCCAGGCCGGCCAGTTCCTCGGCAACTGGCTCGCCCGCCGCGCCCTCCGCCGCTGA
- a CDS encoding universal stress protein — translation MSETHAVTVGVDGSAPAIAALDWAAQYAQAHYVPLQVLTAVGWPGERPGYGGSQLAELKEAARIDGRRTLDRALKRVRAVLPQLAVSGYVSDEPPARALLSASESSGLIVVGCRGLNPTASVILGSVSAALTGHAKCPVVVVRSDPRIGPTVPPAPVVVGIDGSEADEATLGAAFAEADRRGAPLIVAHAWSDASLVGVFGAGAVPSWIEARQHAEALLQRQLAAWRPKYPDVRVGTVVEREQPARMLLELGRAAGLVVVGSHGRGGFAGMRLGSVARRLLHHADAPVLVVRRGARATAHSDASQHAVPSVPAQRRGG, via the coding sequence ATGTCCGAGACCCACGCGGTGACGGTCGGTGTGGACGGTTCGGCACCCGCGATCGCCGCGCTCGACTGGGCCGCGCAGTACGCACAGGCCCACTACGTCCCGCTGCAGGTGCTGACCGCGGTCGGCTGGCCGGGAGAGCGGCCCGGGTACGGCGGGTCCCAGCTCGCCGAGCTGAAGGAGGCTGCCCGGATCGACGGCCGGCGGACGCTGGACCGGGCGCTGAAGCGGGTTCGTGCGGTATTACCCCAGCTGGCCGTCTCCGGATACGTCAGCGACGAGCCCCCGGCCCGGGCACTGCTCTCGGCCTCCGAGTCCAGCGGTCTGATCGTGGTCGGCTGCCGGGGCCTCAACCCGACGGCGAGCGTGATCCTCGGGTCGGTCTCCGCCGCTCTCACCGGGCACGCGAAGTGCCCGGTGGTCGTCGTCCGGTCGGACCCGCGCATCGGCCCGACCGTGCCGCCGGCACCGGTGGTCGTGGGAATCGACGGCTCGGAGGCGGACGAAGCCACCCTGGGGGCCGCGTTCGCCGAGGCCGACCGGCGCGGCGCCCCGCTGATCGTGGCGCACGCGTGGAGCGACGCCTCGCTGGTCGGCGTCTTCGGGGCCGGTGCGGTACCGAGCTGGATCGAAGCCCGTCAGCACGCCGAGGCCCTGCTGCAGCGGCAGCTCGCCGCGTGGCGTCCGAAGTATCCGGACGTCCGGGTCGGCACGGTCGTGGAGCGGGAGCAGCCGGCGCGGATGCTGCTGGAGCTGGGGCGAGCCGCCGGTCTGGTCGTCGTGGGGTCGCACGGGCGCGGCGGGTTCGCGGGCATGCGGCTCGGCTCGGTCGCGCGGCGGCTGCTGCACCACGCCGACGCCCCGGTGCTCGTCGTCCGCCGAGGAGCCCGAGCCACCGCGCACTCCGACGCGTCGCAGCACGCAGTGCCCAGCGTGCCCGCACAGCGCCGCGGCGGCTAG